The Siniperca chuatsi isolate FFG_IHB_CAS linkage group LG2, ASM2008510v1, whole genome shotgun sequence genome window below encodes:
- the plch2b gene encoding 1-phosphatidylinositol 4,5-bisphosphate phosphodiesterase eta-2 isoform X1 produces the protein MGQESWTQMYSSGMNSAPAMAPLSPGLSGSPPLSSLSPKKTTFQSLGSLSAGMFSPSLGKGSSHQAKQPSSPLKSPTLSIMSSPKLWQKASISRLAEEFFWIGGSVVAQPKWRLGQIVERCMCTMQAGTQMTKLKGKKKGLVRFFYLDEHKSCIRWRPSRKHDKAKLTIDSIHEVCEGKRSEIFRRYADNRFDPNCCFSIYYGERVKSLDLVSTNAEEARTWITGLKYLMAGISDEDSLARRQRTRDQWLQQTFSEADKNGDGTLSIGEVHQLLHKLNVNLPKQKVRQMFQEADTDENQGSLGFEEFCSFYKMISTRRDLYLIMISYSNQKEVMDLQDLARFLENEQKMRGLAREHLADIVAKFEPCPENLQRMVLGIDGFTNFMRSPTGDIFNPEHNQVNQDMTQPLSNYFIATSHNTYLTGDQLLSQSRVEMYAYVLQAGCRCVEVDCWDGPDGEPIIHHGYTLTSKILFKDVVETINKYAFTKSQYPVILSIENHCTVPQQKKMAEYLREVLQDKLDLSNVNIHECKKLPSPEILKGKVLVKGKKLPTNIDPDAEEGDVSDEDTGDEEEEEDDDDDDNAQEGNSVTSANQTKKKRRFGRSIIRSFKRKRKKRIRVKNQTTSDGESDHSSSRERTQIVYHPKKRKTMRLSRALSDLVKYTKSVRVHDIETQAFANSWQVSSLNETVMNQILQLKPGELVRFNQRQLLRVYPSNYRVDSSNFNPQPYWNAGCHMVAMNYQTEGRMLELNRAKFSSNGNCGYILRPKCMCKAAFNPMLEDPLPGHRKTQLVLKIISGQQLPKPKDSMFGDRGEIIDPFVEVEIIGIPVDCSKQQTRVVDDNGFNPMWEETLIFNIQMPQIALVRFEVWDHDPIGRDFIGQRTVAFRSMMPGFRHVYLEGMAESSIFVHVAINDITGKIKPTNAVQAARKHIQKAAQKHMKGHQKQPSLDFSVLSSEDGRALYFRKDLDTISQDSRNGEMSPLVQGPAAKAAIHKGAMSEPVRRAHRVKIHEPPEKRRGIFSRMSSTDSHNMGAVPCVKAESFDLETSSQASCPDGPAPDSQNTIQEELENEPDESPESNCAEQETVQTFEPEQPEQSEELPTEPEPDKDISIDPEQPPETLSQTDSLPQPLSVPQTLFQPEAKFYPPIPPSSPARVRRTLEAPATPQLSTPIRTKARSHSCPRKQTTSPQTPTVNRKPAFHWQIQRAQNCGSYISQVRPIPNGLCLSDSTSNSSDGSTDSLEFVPSCVPAGAEQHDGTLQREMKALFDQKMRELRCKSPLFLNDHSLDL, from the exons ATGGGACAGGAGAGTTGGACTCAAATGTACAGTTCAGGGATGAACAGTGCCCCAGCGATGGCACCTCTGTCTCCAGGGCTGAGTGGCAGCCCACCGCTGTCCTCTCTGTCACCCAAGAAGACCACCTTTCAGTCTTTAGGATCTCTGTCAGCAGGAATGTTCTCCCCCTCGCTTGGTAAGGGCTCCTCTCATCAGGCGAAACAGCCCTCGAGTCCCTTGAAATCACCCACCCTGTCCATTATGAGCTCTCCAAAACTATGGCAGAAAGCATCCATCTCCAGACTTGCAGAGGAGTTTTTCTGGATTGGTGGCAGTGTCGTCGCACAACCGAAATGGAGACTGGGTCAGATAG TGGAGAGGTGTATGTGCACCATGCAGGCTGGCACTCAGATGACCAAACTAaaggggaagaaaaaaggaTTGGTCCGATTCTTTTACTTGGACGAGCACAAGTCCTGCATCCGGTGGCGGCCCTCCAGGAAACATGACAAGGCCAAAT TAACTATTGATTCAATCCATGAAGTCTGCGAGGGGAAAAGGTCAGAGATCTTCAGGCGGTACGCAGACAACCGCTTCGACCCAAACTGCTGCTTCAGTATTTACTACGGGGAGCGTGTGAAGTCCTTGGACCTGGTCTCCACCAACGCAGAGGAGGCCCGCACCTGGATCACTGGGCTGAAATACCTCATGGCTGGTATCAGTGATGAAGACAGTTTGGCCCGGAGGCAACGCACCCGTGATCA ATGGTTACAGCAGACTTTCTCTGAGGCCGACAAAAATGGAGATGGCACCTTGAGCATTGGAGAGGTTCACCAGCTGCTCCACAAACTCAATGTGAATTTACCCAAGCAGAAAGTCAGGCAGATGTTTCAA GAAGCAGACACGGACGAGAACCAGGGCTCTCTGGGCTTTGAAGAATTCTGTTCGTTCTACAAGATGATTTCCACACGCAGAGACCTCTACCTGATAATGATCTCCTACAGCAATCAGAAAGAAGTCATGGATCTTCAGGACCTTGCACGCTTTCTGGAAAATGAACAGAAG atgCGAGGTCTTGCCAGAGAGCATCTAGCTGACATCGTGGCCAAGTTTGAGCCATGTCCTGAGAACCTGCAGCGTATGGTACTGGGTATTGATG GTTTTACCAACTTCATGAGGAGTCCTACAGGTGATATCTTCAACCCAGAGCACAATCAGGTGAACCAGGATATGACGCAGCCTTTGAGTAACTACTTCATTGCCACCTCACACAACACCTACCTGACAGGAGACCAGCTGCTCTCTCAGTCTAGAGTGGAAATGTATGCCTATGTTCTCCAGGCAGGCTGTCGTTGTGTGGAGG tGGACTGCTGGGATGGGCCTGACGGGGAGCCCATCATTCATCACGGCTACACCTTGACATCCAAAATTCTCTTCAAAGACGTTGTTGAAACAATTAACAAATATGCCTTCACAAAATCACA gTATCCAGTGATCTTGTCCATAGAGAACCACTGCACTGTGCCTCAGCAGAAGAAGATGGCTGAGTATCTGAGAGAGGTGCTACAGGACAAACTGGATCTGTCCAATGTCAATATACATGAATGCAAGAAGCTGCCCTCCCCTGAGATCCTGAAAGGGAAAGTTTTAGTCAAG GGGAAAAAGCTGCCAACAAACATTGATCCTGATGCAGAGGAGGGTGATGTGTCTGATGAAGACACTggtgatgaggaagaagaggaagacgatgatgatgatgataacgcACAG GAAGGGAATAGTGTTACCTCTGCCAATCAAACCAAGAAGAAGAGACGATTTGGTAGATCGATCATAAGGAGCTTCAAACGGAAG aggaaaaagagaatCAGAGTGAAAAATCAGACGACGTCTGATGGCGAGTCagaccacagcagcagcagggaaaGGACACAAATTGTTTACCATCCCAA GAAGAGGAAAACAATGAGGTTGTCCCGAGCTCTGTCTGACCTGGTCAAGTACACAAAGTCAGTCCGCGTGCATGACATAGAAACACAAG CATTTGCAAACAGTTGGCAGGTATCATCCCTCAACGAGACTGTTATGAACCAGATCTTACAGCTGAAGCCGGGTGAGTTGGTCCGTTTCAACCAGCGCCAACTTCTAAGAGTTTACCCGTCCAACTACAGAGTGGACTCGAGCAACTTCAACCCACAGCCATACTGGAATGCAGGATGCCATATGG TTGCAATGAATTATCAAACAGAGGGCCGTATGCTTGAACTGAACCGAGCCAAGTTCTCAAGCAATGGAAACTGTGGATATATTCTGAGGCCTAAGTGCATGTGTAAAG cTGCCTTTAACCCGATGTTGGAGGATCCTCTACCAGGACACAGAAAGACTCAGTTAGTGCTGAAGATCATCAGTGGACAGCAGcttcccaaacccaaagactcAATGTTTGGggacagaggagag ATTATCGATCCCTTTGTTGAGGTTGAGATAATTGGTATACCTGTTGATTGTTCCAAGCAGCAGACCAGGGTGGTGGATGATAATG GTTTCAACCCAATGTGGGAGGAGACCCTCATCTTCAACATTCAAATGCCGCAGATCGCTCTGGTGCGTTTCGAAGTGTGGGATCATGATCCTATTGGACGAGATTTCATTGGACAGAGGACTGTTGCTTTCAGAAGTATGATGCCAG GTTTTCGGCATGTGTACCTGGAGGGGATGGCAGAGTCGTCAATCTTTGTTCATGTCGCTATCAATGATATAACAGGAAAG ATCAAACCCACAAATGCAGTCCAAGCAGCCAGAAAACATATCCAAAAAGCTGCCCAGAAGCATATGAAGGGTCATCAAAAACAGCCTTCTCTAGACTTCTCTGTCCTGTCCTCAGAAGACGGACGTGCGCTGTACTTCCGCAAGGATCTGGACACCATCTCTCAAGACAGCAGGAATGGGGAAATGTCTCCTCTGGTACAAGGGCCAGCAGCCAAGGCTGCCATCCACAAAGGGGCCATGAGTGAGCCAGTGAGGCGAGCTCACAGAGTTAAAATTCATGAACCaccagagaaaaggagagggatCTTCAGCCGGATGTCCTCCACTGACTCCCACAACATGGGGGCTGTTCCCTGTGTGAAAGCCGAAAGCTTTGACCTTGAGACCTCTTCCCAAGCTTCTTGTCCTGATGGTCCTGCGCCTGACAGCCAAAATACAATTCAAGAAGAGTTGGAGAATGAACCTGATGAATCACCAGAGTCAAACTGTGCTGAGCAGGAGACAGTTCAGACATTTGAACCAGAGCAGCCTGAACAATCTGAGGAATTACCAACAGAACCAGAGCCAGACAAGGACATTTCCATTGATCCTGAGCAACCACCAGAAACTCTGAGTCAGACTGATTCCCTccctcagcctctgtcagtgcCACAGACTCTGTTCCAGCCTGAAGCCAAATTCTATCCACCCATCCCTCCATCGTCCCCTGCCAGGGTGAGACGGACCTTAGAGGCTCCAGCCACCCCCCAACTGTCCACACCAATACGAACAAAGGCGCGCTCACACAGTTGCCCTCGAAAACAGACTACCTCTCCACAGACGCCGACGGTGAACCGCAAGCCTGCTTTCCACTGGCAGATACAGCGAGCACAAAACTGCGGCAGCTACATCAGCCAGGTGAGGCCCATACCCAATggcctctgcctgtctgacagcACATCCAACAGCAGTGACGGCAGCACTGACAGCCTGGAGTTTGTGCCCTCCTGTGTGCCAGCCGGGGCAGAGCAACATGACGGCACCCTGCAGAGGGAGATGAAGGCCCTTTTTGACCAGAAGATGAGAGAGCTCCGCTGTAAATCGCCGCTTTTTCTAAATG ACCACAGTTTAGATTTGTGA
- the plch2b gene encoding 1-phosphatidylinositol 4,5-bisphosphate phosphodiesterase eta-2 isoform X2 yields the protein MGQESWTQMYSSGMNSAPAMAPLSPGLSGSPPLSSLSPKKTTFQSLGSLSAGMFSPSLGKGSSHQAKQPSSPLKSPTLSIMSSPKLWQKASISRLAEEFFWIGGSVVAQPKWRLGQIVERCMCTMQAGTQMTKLKGKKKGLVRFFYLDEHKSCIRWRPSRKHDKAKLTIDSIHEVCEGKRSEIFRRYADNRFDPNCCFSIYYGERVKSLDLVSTNAEEARTWITGLKYLMAGISDEDSLARRQRTRDQWLQQTFSEADKNGDGTLSIGEVHQLLHKLNVNLPKQKVRQMFQEADTDENQGSLGFEEFCSFYKMISTRRDLYLIMISYSNQKEVMDLQDLARFLENEQKMRGLAREHLADIVAKFEPCPENLQRMVLGIDGFTNFMRSPTGDIFNPEHNQVNQDMTQPLSNYFIATSHNTYLTGDQLLSQSRVEMYAYVLQAGCRCVEVDCWDGPDGEPIIHHGYTLTSKILFKDVVETINKYAFTKSQYPVILSIENHCTVPQQKKMAEYLREVLQDKLDLSNVNIHECKKLPSPEILKGKVLVKGKKLPTNIDPDAEEGDVSDEDTGDEEEEEDDDDDDNAQEGNSVTSANQTKKKRRFGRSIIRSFKRKRKKRIRVKNQTTSDGESDHSSSRERTQIVYHPKKRKTMRLSRALSDLVKYTKSVRVHDIETQAFANSWQVSSLNETVMNQILQLKPGELVRFNQRQLLRVYPSNYRVDSSNFNPQPYWNAGCHMVAMNYQTEGRMLELNRAKFSSNGNCGYILRPKCMCKAAFNPMLEDPLPGHRKTQLVLKIISGQQLPKPKDSMFGDRGEIIDPFVEVEIIGIPVDCSKQQTRVVDDNGFNPMWEETLIFNIQMPQIALVRFEVWDHDPIGRDFIGQRTVAFRSMMPGFRHVYLEGMAESSIFVHVAINDITGKIKPTNAVQAARKHIQKAAQKHMKGHQKQPSLDFSVLSSEDGRALYFRKDLDTISQDSRNGEMSPLVQGPAAKAAIHKGAMSEPVRRAHRVKIHEPPEKRRGIFSRMSSTDSHNMGAVPCVKAESFDLETSSQASCPDGPAPDSQNTIQEELENEPDESPESNCAEQETVQTFEPEQPEQSEELPTEPEPDKDISIDPEQPPETLSQTDSLPQPLSVPQTLFQPEAKFYPPIPPSSPARVRRTLEAPATPQLSTPIRTKARSHSCPRKQTTSPQTPTVNRKPAFHWQIQRAQNCGSYISQVRPIPNGLCLSDSTSNSSDGSTDSLEFVPSCVPAGAEQHDGTLQREMKALFDQKMRELRCKSPLFLND from the exons ATGGGACAGGAGAGTTGGACTCAAATGTACAGTTCAGGGATGAACAGTGCCCCAGCGATGGCACCTCTGTCTCCAGGGCTGAGTGGCAGCCCACCGCTGTCCTCTCTGTCACCCAAGAAGACCACCTTTCAGTCTTTAGGATCTCTGTCAGCAGGAATGTTCTCCCCCTCGCTTGGTAAGGGCTCCTCTCATCAGGCGAAACAGCCCTCGAGTCCCTTGAAATCACCCACCCTGTCCATTATGAGCTCTCCAAAACTATGGCAGAAAGCATCCATCTCCAGACTTGCAGAGGAGTTTTTCTGGATTGGTGGCAGTGTCGTCGCACAACCGAAATGGAGACTGGGTCAGATAG TGGAGAGGTGTATGTGCACCATGCAGGCTGGCACTCAGATGACCAAACTAaaggggaagaaaaaaggaTTGGTCCGATTCTTTTACTTGGACGAGCACAAGTCCTGCATCCGGTGGCGGCCCTCCAGGAAACATGACAAGGCCAAAT TAACTATTGATTCAATCCATGAAGTCTGCGAGGGGAAAAGGTCAGAGATCTTCAGGCGGTACGCAGACAACCGCTTCGACCCAAACTGCTGCTTCAGTATTTACTACGGGGAGCGTGTGAAGTCCTTGGACCTGGTCTCCACCAACGCAGAGGAGGCCCGCACCTGGATCACTGGGCTGAAATACCTCATGGCTGGTATCAGTGATGAAGACAGTTTGGCCCGGAGGCAACGCACCCGTGATCA ATGGTTACAGCAGACTTTCTCTGAGGCCGACAAAAATGGAGATGGCACCTTGAGCATTGGAGAGGTTCACCAGCTGCTCCACAAACTCAATGTGAATTTACCCAAGCAGAAAGTCAGGCAGATGTTTCAA GAAGCAGACACGGACGAGAACCAGGGCTCTCTGGGCTTTGAAGAATTCTGTTCGTTCTACAAGATGATTTCCACACGCAGAGACCTCTACCTGATAATGATCTCCTACAGCAATCAGAAAGAAGTCATGGATCTTCAGGACCTTGCACGCTTTCTGGAAAATGAACAGAAG atgCGAGGTCTTGCCAGAGAGCATCTAGCTGACATCGTGGCCAAGTTTGAGCCATGTCCTGAGAACCTGCAGCGTATGGTACTGGGTATTGATG GTTTTACCAACTTCATGAGGAGTCCTACAGGTGATATCTTCAACCCAGAGCACAATCAGGTGAACCAGGATATGACGCAGCCTTTGAGTAACTACTTCATTGCCACCTCACACAACACCTACCTGACAGGAGACCAGCTGCTCTCTCAGTCTAGAGTGGAAATGTATGCCTATGTTCTCCAGGCAGGCTGTCGTTGTGTGGAGG tGGACTGCTGGGATGGGCCTGACGGGGAGCCCATCATTCATCACGGCTACACCTTGACATCCAAAATTCTCTTCAAAGACGTTGTTGAAACAATTAACAAATATGCCTTCACAAAATCACA gTATCCAGTGATCTTGTCCATAGAGAACCACTGCACTGTGCCTCAGCAGAAGAAGATGGCTGAGTATCTGAGAGAGGTGCTACAGGACAAACTGGATCTGTCCAATGTCAATATACATGAATGCAAGAAGCTGCCCTCCCCTGAGATCCTGAAAGGGAAAGTTTTAGTCAAG GGGAAAAAGCTGCCAACAAACATTGATCCTGATGCAGAGGAGGGTGATGTGTCTGATGAAGACACTggtgatgaggaagaagaggaagacgatgatgatgatgataacgcACAG GAAGGGAATAGTGTTACCTCTGCCAATCAAACCAAGAAGAAGAGACGATTTGGTAGATCGATCATAAGGAGCTTCAAACGGAAG aggaaaaagagaatCAGAGTGAAAAATCAGACGACGTCTGATGGCGAGTCagaccacagcagcagcagggaaaGGACACAAATTGTTTACCATCCCAA GAAGAGGAAAACAATGAGGTTGTCCCGAGCTCTGTCTGACCTGGTCAAGTACACAAAGTCAGTCCGCGTGCATGACATAGAAACACAAG CATTTGCAAACAGTTGGCAGGTATCATCCCTCAACGAGACTGTTATGAACCAGATCTTACAGCTGAAGCCGGGTGAGTTGGTCCGTTTCAACCAGCGCCAACTTCTAAGAGTTTACCCGTCCAACTACAGAGTGGACTCGAGCAACTTCAACCCACAGCCATACTGGAATGCAGGATGCCATATGG TTGCAATGAATTATCAAACAGAGGGCCGTATGCTTGAACTGAACCGAGCCAAGTTCTCAAGCAATGGAAACTGTGGATATATTCTGAGGCCTAAGTGCATGTGTAAAG cTGCCTTTAACCCGATGTTGGAGGATCCTCTACCAGGACACAGAAAGACTCAGTTAGTGCTGAAGATCATCAGTGGACAGCAGcttcccaaacccaaagactcAATGTTTGGggacagaggagag ATTATCGATCCCTTTGTTGAGGTTGAGATAATTGGTATACCTGTTGATTGTTCCAAGCAGCAGACCAGGGTGGTGGATGATAATG GTTTCAACCCAATGTGGGAGGAGACCCTCATCTTCAACATTCAAATGCCGCAGATCGCTCTGGTGCGTTTCGAAGTGTGGGATCATGATCCTATTGGACGAGATTTCATTGGACAGAGGACTGTTGCTTTCAGAAGTATGATGCCAG GTTTTCGGCATGTGTACCTGGAGGGGATGGCAGAGTCGTCAATCTTTGTTCATGTCGCTATCAATGATATAACAGGAAAG ATCAAACCCACAAATGCAGTCCAAGCAGCCAGAAAACATATCCAAAAAGCTGCCCAGAAGCATATGAAGGGTCATCAAAAACAGCCTTCTCTAGACTTCTCTGTCCTGTCCTCAGAAGACGGACGTGCGCTGTACTTCCGCAAGGATCTGGACACCATCTCTCAAGACAGCAGGAATGGGGAAATGTCTCCTCTGGTACAAGGGCCAGCAGCCAAGGCTGCCATCCACAAAGGGGCCATGAGTGAGCCAGTGAGGCGAGCTCACAGAGTTAAAATTCATGAACCaccagagaaaaggagagggatCTTCAGCCGGATGTCCTCCACTGACTCCCACAACATGGGGGCTGTTCCCTGTGTGAAAGCCGAAAGCTTTGACCTTGAGACCTCTTCCCAAGCTTCTTGTCCTGATGGTCCTGCGCCTGACAGCCAAAATACAATTCAAGAAGAGTTGGAGAATGAACCTGATGAATCACCAGAGTCAAACTGTGCTGAGCAGGAGACAGTTCAGACATTTGAACCAGAGCAGCCTGAACAATCTGAGGAATTACCAACAGAACCAGAGCCAGACAAGGACATTTCCATTGATCCTGAGCAACCACCAGAAACTCTGAGTCAGACTGATTCCCTccctcagcctctgtcagtgcCACAGACTCTGTTCCAGCCTGAAGCCAAATTCTATCCACCCATCCCTCCATCGTCCCCTGCCAGGGTGAGACGGACCTTAGAGGCTCCAGCCACCCCCCAACTGTCCACACCAATACGAACAAAGGCGCGCTCACACAGTTGCCCTCGAAAACAGACTACCTCTCCACAGACGCCGACGGTGAACCGCAAGCCTGCTTTCCACTGGCAGATACAGCGAGCACAAAACTGCGGCAGCTACATCAGCCAGGTGAGGCCCATACCCAATggcctctgcctgtctgacagcACATCCAACAGCAGTGACGGCAGCACTGACAGCCTGGAGTTTGTGCCCTCCTGTGTGCCAGCCGGGGCAGAGCAACATGACGGCACCCTGCAGAGGGAGATGAAGGCCCTTTTTGACCAGAAGATGAGAGAGCTCCGCTGTAAATCGCCGCTTTTTCTAAATG attAG